Below is a genomic region from Mycoplasma phocoeninasale.
ATTACTTACAGTTAGTCAGAGCCCGTTAATGGGTGATGGCGTACATCTTGCAGAATGGACCGGCGAGTTATGTCAACATGCAAGGTTAAGTGGAATAAAGCGAAGCCGTAGAGAAATCGAGTCTTAACAGGGCGCTTTAGTATGTTGATATAGACCCGAAACCAGGTGATCTACCCATGAGCAGGTTGAAACTTAGGTAACACTAAGTGGAGGACCGAACCGTAGTACGCTAAAAAGTGCCCGGATGACTTGTGGGTAGGGGTGAAATTCCAATCGAACCTGGAGATAGCTGGTTCTCTCCGAAATAGCTTTAGGGCTAGCGTGTAGTGTTAAGTGGTGGGGGTAGAGCACTGAATATGGAATGGCGGCGCCTAGCCGTACTGACTATAATCAAACTCCGAATACTATCATGAACTACTATGCAGTCGGTACATCGGTGATAACGTCGATGCACGCGAGGGGAACAACCCAGATCGTCAGCTAAGGTCCCAAAATTGTGTTAAGTGAGAAAGGTTGTGGAGTTTCTTAAACAGCTAGGATGTTGGCTCAGAAGCAGCCATCGTTTAAAGAGTGCGTAATAGCTCACTAGTCGAGAGACTCTGTGCCGATAATTTAACGGGACTAAAACACAATACCGAAGCTACGGGCAGAAATGCGTTAGGAGAGCGTTGTAAGGGCATTGAAGCCAGACTGTGAAGACTGGTGGAGCGCTTACAAGTGAGAATGCCGGTATGAGTAACGATTCAGAGTGAGAATCTCTGACGCCTATTGGGGAAGGTTTCCTGGGCAAGGTTCGTCCACCCAGGGTTAGTCGGGTCCTAAGACGAGGCCGAAAGGCGTAGCCGATGGACAACAGGTTAATATTCCTGTACTTTCTAGAATGTGATGTAGTGACGGGGGAGGATAGTATTACCACTTATTGGATTGTGGGGTAAATAATGACTGGGTCGTGTAGGCAAATCCGCACGGCATAACTGGGAGTTATGATGCATAGTGAAATGGCAACAAAGTAGCGAATTATATGATTCCATACCTCTTAAAAAAGCTGCTAACTTAAGTTCTGTGAAACCCGTACCGAGAACGGACACACGTCCCCAAGATGAGTATTCTAAGGCGAGCGAGAAAACTAATGTCAAGGAACTCTGCAAAATCATCCCGTAAGTTCGCAAGAAGGGATGCCCACCATAAAAAGTGGGCCGCAGTGAATAGTAAGGGGGAACTGTTTATCAAAAACACAGCTCTATGCTAAGTCGTAAGACGATGTATATGGGGTGACTCCTGCCCAGTGCCCGAAGGTTAAGCAAAGGTGTTAGCTAAAGCGAAGCATTGATGTGAAGCCCGGGTGAACGGCGGCCGTAACTATAACGGTCCTAAGGTAGCGAAATTCCTTGTCGGCTAAATACTGACCTGCACGAAAGGAGTAATTATCTCTTAACTGTCTCGACATTAGACTCGGTGAAATTATGGTTCCGGCGAAGACGCCGGAGACCCGCATCTAGACGAAAAGACCCCGTGGAGCTTTACTATAACTTCATATTGGAGTTTGATTTAACATGTGTAGGATAGGTGGGAGACTATGATGCTTAGACGCTAGTCTAAGTGGAGTCACCGTTGAAATACCACCCTTGTTACGTTGAACTTCTAACTTGTTACCATGATCTGGTAAGAGGACAGTGTGTGGTGGGTAGTTTGACTGGGGCGGTCGCCTCCTAAAGGGTAACGGAGGCGTTCAAAGTTACACTCAATACGGTCAGAAACCGTATCTTAGAGCATAAAGGTAGAAGTGTGATTGACTGTGAGACCTACAAGTCGAGCAGGTGCGAAAGCAGGACTTAGTGATCCGGCGGTTCTTTGTGGAAAGGCCGTCGCTCAACGGATAAAAGCTACCCCGGGGATAACAGGCTTATCTTTCCCAAGAGATCACATCGACGGGAAGGTTTGGCACCTCGATGTCGGCTCATCGCATCCTGGAGCTGGAGTCGGTTCCAAGGGTTGGGCTGTTCGCCCATTAAAGCGGTACGCGAGCTGGGTTCAAAACGTCGTGAGACAGTTTGGTTCCTATCTGATGTGGGCGTTGGAATATTGATGAGAGCTACTCTTAGTACGAGAGGACCGGAGTGGACGCACCGATGGTGTGCCAGTTGTTTTGCCAAAAGCATAGCTGGGTAGCCAAGTGCGGCAGGGATAACCGCTGAAAGCATCTAAGCGGGAAGCCCCTCAAAGATGAGTATTCCCTTTTAAATTCCTTATAGACTATGAGGTTGATAGGCTGGAGGTGTAAGTGCAGCAATGCATTCAGCTGACCAGTACTAATAAATTGAACGGTTTAATAGTGAATTCTATAGCAGATTAATCTAAATTATAACGATATTCAGTTTTCAGAGAACATAATGCGATGAACCGCAGAATTAAAAACCCAATCCGGGTTTTTTATTTTTTTAAGAAAACCATTGAATTTTATTTCTACGTTTTTTAATATTAATGTTAATAAATAAGTTGCAAAAGTTATTAAAAAAATAGCATTTTACCCTGTTTAAATTATTTATAATATAATTTATATTTGTTGATTTATTTTTACAAAAATAATATCACTTAAATAAAAGATCAAAAAAAGCATTAAAATTAACTGAGACAGCAACGTAGAAAAGGATTTATTGATTATGGATTTAGATTCAACAAGTGAAATCAAGTCTTATATATTTCTAATTGTAGCTATGTTAATGATAATTATTCCATCTTCTCTTTTTAGACTTGGGTCCTATTTTTTTTACCATCAGCAAGAACAAATTTTATTAAAAAAAGGAGTATCTGATTTATTTTTAAATGAAAATATAGCAATTAATAATAACTTTTTTAAGACCTTTAATAAAAAATTTAAATTTATTTTTATTATATTATTAATACTTATGTTCTCTTCATTTTTAGCATTTTTATTGTTAACTATAGATTTATTAATTACTAAAAATTCTTATAATGCCACATTTCTGAAGTATATTTTTGCCATTGGTGGAATTGTGTTATTTATAGTAGAATTATGCTATTTGCTAAGAATTATGTCAGTAAGAAAAGAGTTTAAAATCTGAGAAATGAAAAACAAAGATCTTCATGATGCTTCTTTATTTGAAAATCTGGTTACTGAAAGAAATGATGATATTTTAAAAATTTTTTTACAGTCTTATTTTGAAATGAGTATAACTATAACAATACTTAATAATAAAATTAGTTTAAAATTTAAAAATTGGAGAGAGTGAATTTTAAAATCAGGACGAAATTTTGATGATGAATTTTATTATTTCTTAATATTCAACTATAAAAAGGTCTCGATCAATGGTAAATTATTCTCAATTGAAGATTATGCTTATATTTACCAAAACCGGAATAAATTATTTAATATAGATCAACCACAAGAGCAGTCGAAATAACAAGAACAAAAAAACTTTTTTGCCATTTTATTATTAGTGTATATGTATGATAATTGTTAAACTTGTAATTTAAAAGTTTGATTCTCTAAAGACAAGATAAATTTTTGAATTTAATTAAAGCTTAAAACTTTTGAAAAATTAGAGTAAGCACAATAGCATATTTAGTTGACAAATTTGAATAAGTTAAAAAGTTTAATAATGAATTCTATAGTAGATTAGTCTAAATTATAACGATATTCATTTTTTAGAAAACATAATGACGGCGAGACACAGAATTAAAAACAAATTTGGTTTTTTCCTTTGTGTTTTTAAAATTTGTACTTGAAATTTTAAAAATTTTTACTTTTACATTTCATTTGGATGTTGCTGTGAATAACTAAACTAAAAAATAACAAAATTATATAATGATAAGAATTTCAATTATCTTTAATATAAAATACTTTTGTTAATTTATTTCTAACATGTTCAAAAAAACTTAAAGGGAAATTTAAAATTAGCTAATGTAGATAATCAAGAAAGGATTTATTGATTATGGATCTAGATTCAACAAGTAAATTTGAGTTTAAATTTGGCCCAGTTTTAATTAGTTTAATAGTGATGTTTATAATTAGTTTTTTTGGATTAATTTTCTATGCTTTTTATCGAAATTGGAAACAAATTTTATTAAAAAAAGGAGTATCTTATTTATTTTTAAATGAGAATATAGCAATTAATAATACTTTTTTTGAGATTTTTAATAAAAAGTTTAAAGCTATTTTTCTTTTTTTAGTAATTTATTCGTTATCTTTTCTTCTAACGTTTTTATTGGTTCTCGTAG
It encodes:
- a CDS encoding MAG0920 family protein; translated protein: MDLDSTSEIKSYIFLIVAMLMIIIPSSLFRLGSYFFYHQQEQILLKKGVSDLFLNENIAINNNFFKTFNKKFKFIFIILLILMFSSFLAFLLLTIDLLITKNSYNATFLKYIFAIGGIVLFIVELCYLLRIMSVRKEFKIWEMKNKDLHDASLFENLVTERNDDILKIFLQSYFEMSITITILNNKISLKFKNWREWILKSGRNFDDEFYYFLIFNYKKVSINGKLFSIEDYAYIYQNRNKLFNIDQPQEQSK